In Anopheles gambiae chromosome 2, idAnoGambNW_F1_1, whole genome shotgun sequence, a single window of DNA contains:
- the LOC1276489 gene encoding uncharacterized protein LOC1276489 → MKYRFALLSVLVAVVPRPSAALPDFAVPARMTGVASGSLDSSGNVVQNTARVLNLLDQFQSITESLYGLQTPTLYRLATGLRVVLDSLVESGSPIFQGLSNAARLSTGNITTVFDGIRRSINGTIALHELHQSALNGTVLLLGTGGVHNISTVLHQLVRNVANLTGALDEIEPAIVAIQEQELSRPTQAQVDGRYPRAAIRRLNGILLDYVNIGQATVPQINAVVNRIRMMDGFIGRLAAVTGGLWSDLNRTLAAVNGSVYAGVQQRLHTTARTIRNSFNATVLGTARKLKLFFLDDLEELQLVARNASALLVKRLTNVTGALDGLVNRTEVRLEGYESELVLNRTIAAVTDLAWRLALSVTSSVPGADICYARYNYEFDKIPRLIYGSLVACGQGEARTLQSVGGGLSGALSLTQAQLDAETSNYEQCLGGLVPGSSDVLKRQRIVCLWGAERFSGVLGDAVVDAQLSAFQALLQKELSYSAERHHQCVRTSGHLMVAEVKRLWSSIANCLS, encoded by the coding sequence ATGAAGTATCGGTTCGCCCTGCTCTCTGTGCTGGTGGCCGTCGTTCCACGTCCCAGTGCAGCCTTGCCCGACTTTGCGGTACCGGCACGCATGACCGGCGTCGCCAGCGGTAGCCTCGACTCGTCCGGTAATGTGGTGCAAAACACGGCCCGCGTCCTGAACCTGCTCGACCAATTCCAATCGATCACCGAGTCGCTGTACGGGCTGCAAACCCCGACGCTCTACCGGCTGGCGACGGGCCTGCGGGTCGTGCTGGACAGTCTGGTCGAGTCGGGCAGTCCCATCTTCCAGGGCCTGTCGAATGCGGCCCGCCTCTCCACCGGCAACATTACGACCGTGTTCGACGGCATTCGCCGCAGCATCAATGGTACGATCGCGCTGCACGAGCTGCACCAGTCGGCCCTCAACGggacggtgctgctgctcggtacGGGCGGTGTGCACAACATTAGCACCGTGCTGCACCAACTGGTGCGTAATGTGGCCAACCTGACCGGGGCGCTGGACGAGATCGAGCCGGCAATCGTCGCCATCCAGGAGCAGGAGCTGTCCCGACCGACCCAGGCACAGGTGGATGGGCGGTATCCGCGCGCCGCCATACGCAGGCTGAACGGCATCCTGCTCGACTACGTCAACATTGGGCAGGCCACGGTACCACAAATCAACGCCGTTGTCAATCGCATCCGCATGATGGATGGTTTCATCGGCCGGCTAGCCGCGGTGACGGGTGGGCTGTGGAGCGACCTGAACCGCACACTGGCCGCCGTCAACGGGAGTGTCTACGCGGGAGTACAGCAACGACTGCACACCACCGCCCGTACGATTCGCAACAGCTTCAATGCGACCGTGCTCGGGACGGCAAGAAAGTTGAAGCTCTTCTTTCTGGACGATCTGGAGGAGCTGCAACTGGTGGCACGCAATGCGAGTGCGCTGCTTGTCAAACGACTCACCAACGTCACCGGGGCGTTGGATGGGCTGGTCAACCGCACCGAGGTGCGGCTGGAAGGCTACGAGTCGGAGCTGGTGCTGAATCGAACCATTGCCGCCGTCACGGATCTGGCCTGGAGGTTAGCGCTGTCCGTTACCTCGTCCGTGCCGGGAGCGGACATTTGTTACGCCCGGTACAACTACGAGTTCGACAAGATACCGCGGCTTATCTATGGTTCGCTCGTGGCCTGCGGCCAGGGTGAGGCACGGACGCTGCAGTCCGTTGGAGGTGGTTTGAGTGGTGCGCTTTCCCTCACCCAGGCACAGCTGGACGCGGAGACAAGTAATTACGAGCAGTGTTTGGGTGGGCTGGTGCCCGGATCGTCGGATGTGTTGAAGCGCCAGCGCATCGTTTGTCTGTGGGGTGCCGAGCGGTTCTCGGGCGTGCTGGGTGACGCCGTGGTCGATGCACAATTGAGCGCGTTCCAGGCGCTGCTGCAGAAGGAGCTGAGCTACAGTGCCGAACGACATCATCAGTGTGTTCGGACGAGCGGCCACTTGATGGTTGCCGAAGTGAAGCGCCTGTGGAGTTCGATTGCCAACTGTTTGAGTTAG